Proteins encoded by one window of Bradyrhizobium sp. B097:
- a CDS encoding PQQ-dependent dehydrogenase, methanol/ethanol family — MTRLNWVKSHMLAAAVASAATFAGSFALADDVNQDRLLNADKEAGNWLHHHKNYSATRFSSLADINKDNVKNLKVAWTMHLGGVEGGGIWGHGGLEGTPIVENGFMYVTDGWGSVYKIDAHGGKGVLLWKMDPKTDHDWAGAVACCGVDNRGVALWDNLVISHTLDGRLIATNKETGQVAWQRQVADPDKGEVITGAPLIVKGMAITGVAGAEYGIRGWIAATDLKSQKEVWRTHTIPGKDEPGSETWKDDKNAKASGGGSTWVTGSYDPSTNTIVWGVGNPGPDWDNEYRPGDNLYTDSSLGLDADTGKIKWHYQHTPNDPYDYDSVAENVLVDVPGPNNTTLKLALEADRNGFAYAVDRNSGKFIWGLPFVKKVTWTKGLDPESGKPVEYDPKQGVQKYNASVTPSRTNKETDICPGNMGGKNWPPTAYNPNLKLWYIPVIESCNHIKVEEMTPDKVKAREFFTGGGPSQPVKITGSVTAIDVTTGKVAGKAETQFPNLGGILATPDLVFSGQPSGEVIAYDAKSLQQLWQFNTGGGVNAPPMTFSVDGKQYVAILVGLGGAWDKWFIDATPELKRMQPGSMLYVFAL, encoded by the coding sequence ATGACAAGGTTGAATTGGGTTAAATCGCACATGCTCGCGGCGGCAGTAGCATCCGCCGCGACCTTCGCGGGCTCTTTCGCGCTCGCCGACGATGTCAACCAGGATCGCCTGCTCAATGCTGACAAGGAAGCAGGCAACTGGCTGCACCACCACAAGAACTATTCGGCGACCCGCTTCTCGTCGCTGGCGGATATCAACAAGGACAACGTCAAGAACCTGAAGGTCGCCTGGACCATGCATCTCGGCGGCGTCGAGGGCGGCGGAATCTGGGGGCACGGCGGCCTGGAGGGAACTCCGATCGTCGAGAACGGATTCATGTACGTCACCGACGGCTGGGGTTCGGTCTACAAGATCGACGCGCACGGCGGCAAAGGCGTGCTGCTCTGGAAGATGGATCCCAAGACCGACCACGACTGGGCCGGCGCGGTCGCCTGCTGCGGCGTCGACAACCGCGGCGTCGCGCTGTGGGACAACCTCGTGATCTCGCACACGCTCGACGGCCGCCTGATCGCGACCAACAAGGAGACCGGGCAGGTCGCCTGGCAGCGTCAGGTCGCCGATCCCGACAAGGGTGAGGTGATCACCGGCGCGCCGTTAATCGTCAAGGGCATGGCGATCACGGGCGTCGCTGGCGCCGAATACGGCATTCGCGGCTGGATCGCTGCGACCGACCTGAAGAGCCAGAAGGAAGTCTGGCGTACCCACACCATCCCGGGCAAGGACGAACCCGGTTCCGAAACCTGGAAGGACGACAAGAACGCCAAGGCAAGCGGCGGCGGATCGACTTGGGTCACCGGCAGCTACGACCCGTCGACCAACACCATCGTCTGGGGCGTCGGCAATCCCGGACCGGACTGGGACAACGAATACCGGCCCGGCGACAACCTCTACACCGACTCCTCGCTCGGTCTCGATGCCGACACCGGCAAGATCAAGTGGCACTACCAGCACACGCCGAACGATCCTTATGACTATGACAGCGTGGCGGAGAACGTGCTGGTCGACGTCCCCGGCCCCAACAACACGACGCTGAAACTCGCGCTCGAGGCCGACCGCAACGGCTTTGCCTATGCGGTCGATCGCAACAGCGGCAAGTTCATCTGGGGTCTGCCCTTCGTCAAGAAGGTGACCTGGACCAAGGGTCTCGACCCCGAGTCCGGCAAACCGGTGGAGTATGATCCGAAGCAGGGTGTGCAGAAGTACAACGCGTCGGTGACGCCGAGCCGCACCAACAAGGAGACGGATATCTGCCCCGGTAACATGGGCGGCAAGAACTGGCCGCCGACCGCCTACAATCCGAACCTGAAGCTCTGGTACATTCCCGTCATCGAGAGCTGCAACCACATCAAGGTCGAGGAGATGACGCCGGACAAGGTCAAGGCGCGCGAGTTCTTCACCGGTGGCGGACCGAGCCAGCCGGTCAAGATCACCGGCAGCGTGACCGCGATCGACGTCACCACCGGCAAGGTGGCAGGGAAGGCGGAGACGCAATTCCCGAACCTCGGCGGGATCCTGGCGACGCCCGACCTCGTGTTCTCCGGACAGCCGTCCGGCGAGGTGATCGCCTACGACGCGAAGTCGCTGCAGCAGCTCTGGCAGTTCAACACCGGCGGTGGCGTCAATGCGCCTCCGATGACGTTCTCGGTGGACGGCAAGCAGTATGTCGCGATCCTGGTCGGCCTCGGCGGTGCCTGGGACAAGTGGTTCATCGATGCCACGCCCGAGCTGAAGCGGATGCAGCCGGGCTCGATGCTCTACGTGTTCGCGCTCTGA
- a CDS encoding c-type cytochrome, producing the protein MKQSWLVGAWLGCALVMGFVSMAQAQSASDPTDAGKAVFKRGNCVGCHKWHGNGGGGYGGDALSLRKTELTREQIIETVTCGRPGTGMPFFVRGSYDTTKCYEMTRQDVADRMPPEANVFLRPNEIEAVADYVLAHVKGKGEPSYDECIAFFGDGSRVCNIYKEAGHAAASSDQSEKAKP; encoded by the coding sequence ATGAAGCAATCATGGCTGGTTGGCGCGTGGCTCGGCTGCGCGCTGGTGATGGGATTTGTCAGTATGGCGCAGGCACAGTCGGCGAGCGATCCGACCGATGCGGGCAAGGCGGTGTTCAAGCGCGGCAATTGCGTCGGCTGTCACAAATGGCACGGCAATGGCGGCGGCGGCTATGGCGGCGATGCGCTGTCGCTGCGCAAGACCGAGCTGACGCGCGAGCAGATCATCGAGACCGTGACGTGCGGGCGGCCGGGCACCGGCATGCCGTTCTTCGTGCGCGGCTCCTATGACACCACGAAATGCTACGAGATGACCCGCCAGGATGTCGCGGACCGCATGCCGCCCGAGGCGAATGTGTTCCTGCGGCCGAACGAGATCGAGGCCGTGGCCGACTACGTGCTCGCCCACGTCAAGGGTAAGGGTGAGCCGAGTTATGACGAATGCATCGCCTTCTTCGGCGACGGTTCGCGCGTCTGCAACATCTACAAGGAGGCCGGCCACGCCGCCGCGTCGTCCGACCAGAGCGAGAAGGCAAAGCCATGA
- a CDS encoding IclR family transcriptional regulator codes for MKGVRSDTQPPSRRGRRRIVADRVRTQADDPAAMVIEANRHDELFRAADGSPDPSIVKSAHRALRIFEYFAEIERPAAMTEIARRLNYPPSSTSALLKSLVELGYLDHDRQARSYRPTVRIALLGGWLTSERLPGVTLDAITRELHEATRLTTFVVARNQLYSQYIRVLQGTTPVRYYLEPGARRLLTHSTPGRVFLSLMNDEDARRIVQRINAEEAPSSVVRFGDIQHALATIRRQGFAYTRDMGTPGLSAIAMRLTEADQTPPLVITVAGPSSIVSAEGKAIIGKMRELVERQSPGLLPQIDVDAPPVET; via the coding sequence ATGAAGGGAGTTCGCTCCGATACCCAGCCCCCGTCCCGGCGGGGCCGCAGGCGCATCGTCGCCGACCGCGTGCGCACGCAAGCGGACGATCCCGCGGCGATGGTGATCGAGGCCAACAGGCACGACGAATTGTTTCGCGCCGCCGACGGCAGCCCCGATCCGTCAATCGTCAAATCGGCGCATCGCGCGCTCCGCATCTTCGAATATTTTGCCGAGATCGAACGGCCCGCGGCGATGACCGAGATCGCGCGCCGGCTGAACTATCCGCCATCGAGCACGTCTGCACTTCTGAAGAGCCTCGTCGAGCTCGGCTATCTCGACCACGACCGGCAGGCGCGCAGCTACCGGCCGACGGTCCGCATCGCCCTGCTCGGCGGCTGGCTCACGAGCGAAAGGCTGCCGGGCGTCACGCTCGATGCGATCACGCGCGAGCTGCACGAAGCGACGCGGCTGACCACCTTCGTGGTGGCACGCAACCAGCTCTACAGCCAGTATATCCGCGTGCTGCAGGGCACCACGCCCGTGCGCTATTATCTCGAACCCGGCGCGCGGCGGCTGCTGACCCACTCGACCCCGGGCCGGGTGTTTCTCAGCCTGATGAACGACGAGGATGCGCGGCGGATCGTGCAGCGGATCAACGCCGAGGAGGCGCCGTCATCCGTGGTCCGATTCGGTGATATCCAGCATGCGCTGGCGACCATCCGCCGGCAGGGCTTCGCCTATACGCGCGACATGGGGACGCCCGGCCTGAGCGCGATTGCGATGCGGCTGACCGAAGCCGACCAGACGCCCCCGCTGGTCATCACCGTCGCAGGCCCGAGTTCGATCGTCTCGGCGGAAGGCAAGGCAATCATCGGAAAGATGCGCGAGCTGGTCGAACGGCAGTCGCCCGGCCTGCTGCCGCAGATCGACGTCGACGCGCCACCGGTCGAGACTTGA
- a CDS encoding acyl-CoA dehydrogenase family protein, whose translation MQMSARDLRSSNDAADPARHISHDCAGLNFYDLDRGLRGLLGLYLSREDRDKLEPHFKRLGELAGGRLDRLARIADKHAPVLNPRDAYGRDEDWIDYHPAYREMEAIAFGDFQFHAMSHRAGVLGMDRPLPAVAKYVFQYLFVQSEFGLMCPISVTDTSTHLIRKFGSDELKAYLLPKMLSDDMGTLWKGTQFMTERAGGSDVGAVETVARRDGDVWRLTGDKWFCSHADADVALMLARPEGAPDGTRGLALFALPRRLKDGRRNSYRIVRLKDKLGTKSMASGEIRLDNAVAYLVGDPTQGLKQMMEQVNLSRLSHGVRAAAMMRRCVNEAVVSASSRVAFGQRVLDFPLLRRQLMKLIVPTEQALSMMLVAARAMDDANAGSAEARDLLRILTPLLKYRACRDNIPVATGAMEVRGGNGYIEEWVQPRLVRDAHVGVLWEGTSNINALDIISRAVGKSGAHRALAAVLQSRLEEAKALPGPFRKRLRTALDRAVGFAEQVAADPGSEHTARLAASALYHATSAIMLAWEGSQPEVDARRLLLSRFVLEHRLTAKDPLAPAADAWEREAIDLMLSDAPVTLGQAVKSVTA comes from the coding sequence ATGCAGATGAGCGCGCGCGACCTTCGCAGCTCCAACGATGCCGCCGATCCGGCCCGCCACATCTCGCATGATTGCGCAGGCCTCAACTTCTATGATCTCGATCGCGGACTTCGCGGCCTTCTGGGGCTCTATTTGTCGCGCGAGGATCGCGACAAACTGGAGCCGCACTTCAAGCGTCTCGGCGAACTGGCGGGAGGCAGGCTCGACCGGCTGGCGCGGATCGCCGACAAGCATGCGCCGGTGCTCAATCCGAGGGATGCCTACGGCCGCGACGAGGATTGGATCGACTATCACCCGGCATACCGGGAGATGGAGGCAATCGCGTTCGGCGATTTCCAGTTTCATGCCATGAGCCATCGTGCCGGCGTGCTCGGCATGGACCGGCCGCTGCCGGCGGTGGCCAAATACGTGTTCCAGTATCTGTTCGTGCAGTCCGAGTTCGGGCTGATGTGCCCGATCAGCGTCACCGACACCTCGACGCATTTGATCCGCAAATTCGGCTCGGATGAGCTCAAGGCCTATCTGCTGCCGAAGATGCTCTCGGACGACATGGGGACGCTGTGGAAAGGCACCCAGTTCATGACCGAGCGCGCCGGCGGCTCCGACGTCGGTGCCGTCGAGACGGTTGCGCGCCGGGATGGCGACGTCTGGCGTCTGACCGGCGACAAATGGTTCTGCTCGCACGCCGATGCCGACGTCGCGCTGATGCTGGCGCGGCCGGAAGGTGCGCCGGATGGCACCAGGGGGCTCGCACTGTTCGCGCTGCCGCGCCGCCTCAAGGACGGACGGCGCAACAGCTACCGGATCGTCCGCCTCAAGGACAAGCTCGGCACCAAATCGATGGCATCAGGCGAGATCCGGCTCGACAACGCGGTTGCCTATCTGGTCGGTGACCCCACGCAGGGCCTCAAGCAGATGATGGAGCAGGTCAACCTCTCGCGCCTGTCGCACGGCGTGCGGGCCGCCGCGATGATGCGGCGCTGTGTCAATGAGGCTGTCGTCAGCGCCTCGTCGCGCGTGGCGTTCGGCCAGCGCGTCCTCGATTTCCCACTGCTGCGCCGTCAGCTGATGAAGCTGATCGTGCCGACCGAGCAGGCGCTGTCGATGATGCTGGTGGCCGCGCGGGCGATGGACGATGCCAATGCCGGCTCGGCGGAGGCAAGGGACCTGCTGCGCATCCTGACGCCGCTGTTGAAGTATCGCGCCTGCCGCGACAACATTCCGGTCGCCACCGGCGCAATGGAGGTGCGCGGCGGCAATGGCTACATCGAGGAATGGGTGCAGCCACGGCTGGTGCGCGACGCCCATGTCGGCGTGCTCTGGGAGGGCACCAGCAACATCAACGCGCTCGACATCATTTCGCGCGCCGTCGGCAAGAGCGGCGCGCACCGGGCGCTCGCCGCTGTCCTTCAGTCGCGCCTCGAGGAGGCGAAGGCGTTGCCCGGGCCGTTCCGCAAGCGCCTTCGGACCGCGCTCGACCGCGCGGTCGGCTTTGCCGAGCAGGTCGCGGCCGATCCCGGCTCGGAGCACACGGCGCGGCTGGCGGCGAGCGCGCTCTACCATGCCACCTCGGCGATCATGCTCGCATGGGAAGGATCGCAGCCGGAGGTCGATGCGCGGCGGCTGTTGCTGTCGCGCTTCGTGCTCGAGCATCGCCTGACCGCCAAGGACCCGCTGGCGCCGGCCGCCGATGCATGGGAGCGCGAGGCCATCGATCTGATGCTGAGCGATGCGCCGGTCACACTCGGACAAGCGGTCAAGTCCGTGACGGCCTGA
- a CDS encoding ABC transporter substrate-binding protein has translation MRSIAAAFTAVLCLAVVGSVRAQVSGDVVRIGVINDMSGLYSDLGGEGSVEAARLAIEDFGPTVLGKKIELMSADHQNKPDIASGIVRRWIDENGVDLIADGGNSATALAIQAITREKKRIFVISGPGSSDLTGKQCSPYGFHFTYSTYAEASAVTKAMLKKGADTWFFLTADYAFGHALERDASSFITTAGSKVVGSVRHPLGASDLSSFLLQAQNSKAKVIALANAGGDTVNSLKQASEFGIGKSADQNIVALLMLITDVHSLGLEAAQGIIYATSFSWTQNEATRTFGHRFMARRHGQAPTMIQAGVYSGVMHYLKAVQAAGTDDPGAVAAAMRKLPVNDFMTQNAQIRQDGQVMRSMYLVQAKSPSESREPWDYEKVIATISPDEAWRPLAEGGCPLVTKAQ, from the coding sequence ATGCGATCGATTGCGGCTGCGTTCACGGCGGTCTTGTGTCTGGCTGTCGTTGGGTCCGTGCGTGCCCAGGTGTCAGGCGACGTGGTGCGCATCGGCGTCATCAACGACATGTCGGGACTTTATTCCGATCTTGGGGGCGAGGGCTCGGTGGAGGCGGCCCGGCTCGCGATCGAGGATTTTGGCCCGACCGTGCTCGGCAAGAAGATTGAGCTGATGTCCGCCGACCACCAGAACAAGCCCGATATCGCCTCCGGCATCGTGCGTCGTTGGATCGACGAGAACGGTGTCGATTTGATTGCCGATGGCGGCAACTCGGCCACCGCGCTGGCCATTCAGGCCATCACCCGCGAGAAGAAGCGCATCTTTGTGATTTCTGGGCCTGGTAGTTCCGATCTTACCGGAAAGCAGTGCTCGCCTTATGGGTTTCATTTCACCTACAGCACTTACGCTGAAGCCTCCGCTGTCACCAAGGCCATGCTCAAGAAGGGCGCGGATACGTGGTTCTTCCTGACCGCGGACTACGCCTTCGGCCATGCGCTGGAGCGTGACGCGTCAAGCTTCATCACGACCGCGGGGAGCAAGGTCGTTGGCTCGGTTCGCCATCCGCTCGGCGCGTCGGACCTCTCGTCGTTCCTGCTTCAGGCACAGAATTCGAAGGCGAAAGTCATTGCATTGGCGAACGCCGGCGGCGATACGGTCAACAGCCTGAAGCAGGCTTCGGAGTTCGGTATCGGAAAATCTGCCGACCAGAACATCGTCGCGCTTCTGATGCTGATTACGGATGTGCATTCGCTCGGCCTTGAGGCGGCCCAGGGCATCATCTACGCGACGTCGTTCTCGTGGACCCAGAACGAGGCAACCCGGACTTTCGGTCATCGCTTCATGGCGCGTCGGCACGGGCAGGCGCCGACCATGATCCAGGCCGGCGTCTACAGTGGAGTGATGCATTATTTGAAGGCAGTGCAGGCGGCCGGAACCGACGATCCTGGCGCCGTAGCCGCCGCCATGCGCAAGCTTCCGGTCAACGATTTCATGACGCAGAATGCACAGATCCGCCAGGATGGGCAGGTGATGCGTTCGATGTATTTGGTCCAGGCCAAATCGCCATCCGAATCGCGCGAGCCTTGGGACTACGAAAAGGTGATCGCGACGATTTCGCCGGACGAAGCCTGGCGGCCGCTCGCGGAAGGCGGTTGTCCGCTTGTAACGAAAGCTCAGTAA
- a CDS encoding protein kinase: protein MANGAQPDLGVRVGFASETGKRAANEDYVATCLGQPGTLHRDVVAAVADGVGGHKGGREAAEVAVRSFIDAYYSLPETLGVRRRAARALEAANSWIYGQGRVDAARSGMACAFSSIILSRRQCHVIHIGDTRAYRFSDGRLERLTQDHIAGRGDLAHLLNRAIGFEEFARFDYTSVGLRQHDRLLVCSDGVHGALSDSRLQQLLEERTPPDESARSIVDAALAAGSSDNTTALVLDVVDLPPADRDDLTHAIATLPILDLPESGDSIDDFALHDVLSDGRYSRLFKATDKRAGREVVLKFPHPRVASEGSYRLAFVREAWVAARVRSLWIGEIIEVPAERQTRLYSAMPLYEGETLEQRLGRAPRLSLTEGIAIATKLVRAVTALHRAGIIHRDIKPDNVILLKDGGLRLVDLGVARVPLLEDFPAEDIPGTASYMAPELFGGKAGDEASDLFALGVTVYRMFTANYPFGEIEPFSRPRFGKPAPLSRYRPDLPAWLDAVIGKALSIEPAQRFGDAIEFAHELENGATWAGPAVTTRKSLHDRDPVTFWKVLCAILALIIVVLLARH, encoded by the coding sequence GTGGCGAATGGCGCGCAACCGGATTTGGGCGTTCGCGTCGGTTTCGCCAGCGAGACCGGCAAACGCGCCGCCAATGAGGATTACGTCGCGACCTGCCTCGGCCAACCGGGCACGCTGCATCGCGACGTGGTGGCTGCGGTCGCCGACGGCGTCGGTGGCCACAAGGGCGGACGCGAGGCCGCGGAGGTCGCGGTCCGCAGCTTCATCGACGCCTATTATTCGCTGCCCGAGACGCTCGGCGTCCGCCGCCGCGCGGCGCGGGCGCTGGAGGCCGCCAACAGCTGGATCTATGGACAGGGCCGCGTCGATGCCGCGCGCAGCGGCATGGCCTGCGCGTTCTCATCCATCATCCTGTCGCGGCGGCAATGCCATGTGATCCACATCGGCGACACCCGCGCCTATCGCTTCAGCGACGGACGGCTGGAGCGCTTGACGCAGGACCATATCGCCGGCCGCGGCGACCTCGCCCATCTGCTCAACCGCGCCATCGGTTTCGAGGAGTTCGCCCGCTTCGATTACACCTCGGTGGGACTGCGCCAGCACGACCGTCTCCTGGTCTGCAGCGACGGGGTTCACGGCGCGCTCTCCGATTCCCGCCTCCAGCAGCTGCTGGAGGAACGCACGCCGCCTGACGAATCGGCGCGCAGCATCGTAGATGCCGCGCTCGCAGCCGGCAGCAGCGACAACACGACCGCGCTGGTGCTCGACGTCGTCGACCTGCCGCCGGCGGATCGAGACGATCTCACGCATGCGATCGCGACCTTGCCGATTTTGGACTTGCCGGAGAGCGGCGACTCGATCGACGATTTCGCGCTCCACGACGTGCTGTCCGACGGGCGCTACAGCCGCCTGTTCAAGGCGACCGACAAACGGGCCGGCCGCGAGGTCGTGCTGAAGTTCCCGCATCCGCGGGTCGCCAGCGAAGGCTCCTACCGCCTCGCCTTCGTGCGCGAGGCCTGGGTCGCCGCGCGCGTGCGCAGCCTCTGGATCGGCGAAATCATCGAGGTGCCGGCTGAGCGGCAGACCAGACTCTATTCGGCGATGCCGCTCTACGAGGGCGAAACGCTGGAGCAGCGGCTTGGCCGCGCGCCGCGGCTGTCGCTCACCGAAGGCATTGCGATCGCAACCAAGCTGGTACGCGCGGTCACGGCGCTGCACCGCGCCGGCATCATCCATCGCGACATCAAGCCCGACAATGTGATCCTGCTGAAAGACGGCGGATTGCGCCTCGTCGATCTCGGCGTCGCGCGCGTGCCGCTGCTGGAAGACTTTCCCGCCGAGGATATTCCCGGCACCGCGAGCTACATGGCGCCCGAGCTGTTCGGCGGCAAGGCCGGCGACGAGGCCTCCGACCTGTTCGCGCTCGGCGTCACTGTCTACCGCATGTTCACCGCGAACTATCCGTTCGGCGAGATCGAGCCGTTCTCGCGGCCACGGTTCGGCAAACCGGCGCCGCTGTCACGCTACCGGCCGGACCTGCCGGCCTGGCTCGATGCCGTGATCGGCAAGGCGCTCAGTATCGAGCCCGCGCAACGCTTCGGCGACGCCATCGAGTTCGCGCACGAGCTGGAAAACGGCGCCACCTGGGCCGGCCCCGCGGTCACGACCCGCAAATCGCTGCACGACCGCGATCCCGTGACCTTCTGGAAGGTGCTGTGCGCGATCCTGGCGCTGATCATCGTGGTGCTGCTGGCGCGGCACTAG
- a CDS encoding MFS transporter translates to MKLAEFKKAGHWPTLLAAFLYFDISFMAWVALGPLIVYIARDMNLAVNEKFTLVAIPVLAGALLRVPMGILADIIGAKRTGIIAQLVVIAATAAVWHFGLTSKLAIELFGLALGVGGASFAVALPQASRWYPPQYQGVVMGIAGAGNMGVVLDTLLAPSIAEHWGWQAVFGCLLIPMLMVLAYYAFAAKDAPGERKKVSLQAYGALLKDSDSRWFMFFYFITFGGFVGLANALPLYFTVQYHVSGVAAGMLVALIVAFGSGFRPVGGMIADRIGGIRSLSILFGVVVAAYLVIAFMPEGPTAPAPGGWALTELPRIAWISVLLFSIGVLALGMGNGAVFQLIPLRFRHEIGLMTGLVGCAGGIGGFFLAQTLGFAKGMTGGFGAGFLFFGALALLGFIGLAMVKVRWRTTWGAVSGARV, encoded by the coding sequence ATGAAGCTAGCCGAGTTCAAGAAGGCAGGTCACTGGCCGACCCTGCTCGCCGCGTTCCTGTACTTCGACATCAGTTTCATGGCGTGGGTCGCGCTCGGACCGCTGATCGTCTACATCGCGCGCGACATGAACCTGGCCGTGAACGAGAAGTTCACCCTGGTCGCCATTCCCGTGCTGGCCGGCGCGCTGCTCCGCGTGCCGATGGGCATTCTCGCCGACATCATCGGCGCCAAGCGCACCGGCATCATCGCGCAGCTCGTCGTGATCGCCGCGACCGCGGCGGTGTGGCATTTCGGGCTGACCAGCAAGCTCGCGATCGAGTTGTTCGGGCTTGCGCTCGGGGTCGGCGGCGCCTCGTTCGCGGTCGCCCTGCCCCAGGCCAGCCGCTGGTATCCGCCGCAATATCAGGGCGTGGTCATGGGGATCGCCGGCGCCGGCAATATGGGCGTCGTGCTCGACACCCTGCTCGCACCGAGCATTGCCGAACATTGGGGCTGGCAGGCCGTGTTCGGCTGCCTCTTGATTCCGATGCTGATGGTGCTCGCCTATTACGCATTCGCGGCCAAGGACGCGCCGGGCGAGCGCAAGAAGGTCTCGCTGCAGGCCTATGGCGCGCTACTGAAGGATTCCGACAGCCGCTGGTTCATGTTCTTCTACTTCATCACTTTCGGCGGCTTTGTCGGCCTCGCCAACGCGCTGCCGCTCTATTTCACCGTGCAGTATCACGTCTCGGGCGTGGCGGCCGGCATGCTGGTCGCGCTGATCGTCGCGTTCGGCTCGGGCTTCCGCCCTGTCGGCGGCATGATTGCCGACCGCATCGGCGGCATCCGTTCGCTGTCGATCCTGTTCGGCGTCGTCGTCGCGGCTTATCTCGTCATCGCCTTCATGCCCGAAGGCCCGACGGCGCCGGCTCCGGGCGGCTGGGCATTGACCGAGCTGCCGCGGATCGCCTGGATCTCGGTGCTGCTGTTCTCGATCGGCGTGCTGGCGCTCGGCATGGGCAACGGCGCCGTGTTCCAGCTGATCCCGCTGCGCTTCCGCCACGAGATCGGCCTGATGACCGGACTTGTCGGCTGCGCCGGCGGCATCGGCGGCTTCTTCCTCGCCCAGACGCTCGGCTTCGCCAAGGGTATGACCGGCGGTTTCGGCGCCGGCTTCCTGTTCTTCGGCGCGCTGGCGTTGCTTGGCTTCATCGGACTTGCCATGGTCAAGGTCCGCTGGCGCACTACCTGGGGCGCGGTGTCGGGAGCGCGCGTCTGA